In one Moritella sp. 5 genomic region, the following are encoded:
- a CDS encoding TetR/AcrR family transcriptional regulator produces the protein MTDNTIQRNLPRQERSLERVKQIIDSAAILFDEIGIANATPSDIAKASGLTRTSLYRYFPNKASIIRALAERHLQALQLRFSAVPSDLPLEERIELVIETYAEFYRNEPGYMAVWSGVDSLPELKSIDQSALDFHSAVIQKQMASIVSDDISSEQVKMISVILPRTVGSILRLAVQEPELADKYVREAKVLATVYLTHYAHLAGYDLKENPSSSPA, from the coding sequence TGAAAGAGTAAAGCAAATCATTGATTCAGCAGCAATCTTATTTGATGAGATTGGTATTGCTAATGCGACGCCTTCAGATATTGCCAAAGCATCGGGTTTAACTAGAACATCGCTATATCGTTACTTTCCGAACAAAGCATCGATTATCCGTGCGCTGGCAGAACGCCATTTACAAGCGTTGCAATTACGCTTCTCAGCAGTACCAAGTGATTTACCGCTTGAAGAGCGTATTGAGTTGGTCATTGAGACATACGCTGAGTTTTACCGTAATGAACCGGGTTACATGGCCGTTTGGTCGGGCGTTGATTCACTGCCAGAACTGAAAAGTATTGATCAGTCAGCCCTCGATTTTCATTCTGCGGTTATTCAAAAGCAAATGGCGAGTATTGTTTCTGATGATATCAGTAGCGAGCAAGTTAAAATGATCTCGGTTATCCTACCACGTACTGTAGGTTCTATTTTACGCTTGGCAGTGCAAGAACCTGAATTGGCAGATAAATACGTACGCGAAGCAAAAGTGTTAGCGACGGTATACTTGACTCATTATGCCCACCTTGCTGGTTATGACCTTAAAGAAAATCCAAGTTCAAGCCCTGCATAA